Proteins from a single region of Corynebacterium pseudogenitalium:
- a CDS encoding FMN-binding glutamate synthase family protein — MAGKRNWAATASIAAALGVGTVAAVDLTQKKHSIRRIYPVLGRARWALEKIRPELQQYFIERDWDGRPFDRRTRSLIYSRAKGQTSTTAFGTQENVYEQGHRSLVHSMRPVDMPAEPPRVLIGGPQCSQPYSAALLNISAMSFGSLSGRAVEAMNKGAKLGGFYQDTGEGGLSPHHEKYGGDLVWEIGTGYFGARTPMGGFDADTFAEKAKRPQVKMTLLKLSQGAKPGLGGELPAAKATKEVAEIRGIEEGKAFTSPGAHSEFDTPIGLLHFIDQMRTLSGGKPVGFKLCIGSRREFLSVCKAMLETGILPDFIVVDGSEGGTGSAPKEFEDHVGLPLTEGLTFVNNALVGCGLRDKIKIGAAGKIAAGNDLVRRMVQGADFLLSARAMMMAVGCVQAMECHLGTCPAGVATQDPWRERGLDVEDKSMRVMRYQKATVSSALRLMAAMGVQDPKDLRPEMIRCNDDYGKPQTYRERYEWLRDGQLVDGDVPENWREDWESANAESFLAKGK; from the coding sequence ATGGCAGGCAAGCGCAACTGGGCAGCAACAGCGTCGATCGCGGCAGCGTTGGGGGTAGGAACTGTTGCAGCTGTGGATCTGACTCAGAAGAAACACTCCATTCGAAGAATTTACCCAGTCTTGGGGCGTGCGCGGTGGGCACTCGAGAAGATTCGACCGGAGCTTCAGCAGTACTTTATTGAGCGTGACTGGGACGGCCGCCCATTCGACCGCCGCACTCGTAGTCTCATCTACTCGCGCGCGAAAGGGCAGACTTCGACCACTGCGTTCGGTACGCAAGAAAACGTCTACGAGCAGGGACACCGCTCCCTGGTGCATTCGATGCGCCCCGTAGATATGCCTGCGGAGCCGCCGCGCGTGCTGATTGGAGGCCCGCAGTGCTCCCAGCCGTACAGTGCAGCATTGCTGAACATCTCCGCTATGAGCTTCGGCTCGTTGTCTGGGCGCGCCGTCGAAGCGATGAACAAGGGAGCCAAGTTGGGCGGGTTCTACCAGGACACCGGTGAAGGCGGTCTGTCCCCGCACCACGAAAAGTACGGCGGTGACCTGGTGTGGGAAATCGGCACCGGGTACTTCGGCGCACGCACCCCGATGGGGGGATTTGATGCAGATACCTTCGCAGAGAAGGCAAAGCGGCCACAGGTGAAGATGACGCTGCTCAAGCTCTCACAGGGAGCGAAGCCTGGTTTGGGCGGTGAGCTGCCAGCCGCGAAGGCGACGAAGGAAGTTGCTGAAATTCGCGGGATCGAGGAAGGGAAGGCGTTCACGTCCCCAGGTGCGCACTCTGAATTTGATACCCCAATCGGCCTCCTGCACTTCATCGACCAGATGCGTACCCTCTCCGGGGGGAAGCCGGTTGGATTCAAACTGTGCATAGGCTCTCGTCGGGAATTCCTCTCGGTGTGCAAGGCCATGCTCGAGACTGGCATTCTGCCTGACTTCATCGTGGTCGACGGTTCCGAGGGCGGTACTGGCTCGGCGCCGAAGGAGTTTGAGGACCACGTGGGCCTGCCACTCACAGAGGGCCTGACGTTCGTGAACAATGCGTTGGTGGGCTGCGGCCTTCGCGACAAGATCAAGATCGGTGCTGCCGGCAAAATCGCCGCCGGCAACGACTTGGTGCGTCGCATGGTGCAGGGCGCGGACTTCCTGCTGAGCGCCCGCGCGATGATGATGGCCGTCGGCTGCGTGCAGGCAATGGAGTGCCACCTCGGTACGTGCCCGGCTGGTGTCGCGACGCAAGACCCGTGGCGTGAGCGTGGCCTGGATGTCGAGGACAAATCAATGCGCGTGATGCGGTACCAGAAGGCCACCGTTTCGTCAGCGCTGCGCCTCATGGCCGCGATGGGAGTGCAAGATCCGAAGGACCTGCGCCCCGAGATGATTCGCTGCAACGACGACTACGGGAAACCCCAGACGTACCGCGAGCGCTACGAGTGGCTTCGCGACGGTCAGCTTGTCGACGGCGACGTCCCGGAGAACTGGCGCGAGGACTGGGAATCTGCGAACGCGGAGTCGTTTCTAGCGAAAGGGAAGTAG
- a CDS encoding HAD family hydrolase, whose translation MPCPKIIALDMDGTLLNEHGRIPDAFWELLRLADDREVLVTPASGRQLATLRDMFTTHQPHTFIAENGSVVFHDGRIIDVTAMPEQPVREFLRAFETAPFSASAVLCTPEQSYSLRGASKEVEQEIAKYYHANTNVDSLVDVPFEQPVKVALYVDGDAERDALAWVQAHAPGLHHVVSGQHWIDIMSPEADKGKALLAIADALGVPQEATAAIGDFLNDYTMLQAAGTAVAMGNAHPDLKTVADEVIGTNAEHAAVHRLAAWLSEQ comes from the coding sequence ATGCCTTGCCCGAAGATCATCGCCCTCGACATGGACGGCACCCTGCTCAACGAACACGGGCGCATTCCCGACGCCTTCTGGGAGCTCCTTCGCCTTGCCGACGACCGCGAAGTCCTGGTCACGCCGGCATCGGGACGCCAGCTCGCGACGCTTCGTGATATGTTCACCACTCATCAGCCTCACACGTTCATCGCGGAGAACGGTTCCGTCGTCTTCCACGACGGCCGCATAATCGACGTGACTGCCATGCCGGAGCAGCCAGTACGCGAGTTTCTACGCGCGTTTGAAACAGCGCCGTTTTCAGCGTCGGCGGTGCTGTGCACCCCCGAGCAGTCCTACTCGCTGCGCGGTGCATCCAAGGAAGTCGAGCAGGAGATTGCAAAGTACTATCACGCCAACACAAACGTGGATTCGCTTGTCGACGTCCCCTTCGAACAACCCGTGAAAGTCGCGCTCTACGTGGACGGTGATGCAGAGCGTGACGCGCTGGCGTGGGTGCAGGCGCACGCGCCTGGACTACACCACGTAGTTAGTGGCCAGCACTGGATCGACATCATGAGCCCAGAGGCAGACAAGGGCAAGGCGCTGCTGGCGATCGCGGACGCCTTGGGCGTGCCTCAGGAAGCAACTGCCGCGATCGGTGATTTCCTGAACGATTACACGATGCTCCAGGCGGCTGGAACAGCGGTTGCGATGGGCAACGCCCACCCGGATCTTAAGACGGTGGCGGACGAGGTCATCGGAACTAACGCTGAGCATGCAGCAGTGCATCGACTTGCTGCATGGCTCAGTGAGCAATAG
- a CDS encoding glyceraldehyde-3-phosphate dehydrogenase, whose amino-acid sequence MSTPTNTTHQQDWNHKLTLAQEMLPLISQLHRENNVVTSIFGRLLVGVTDIDIIKAHRYARRIVEKELPLEDTLPVLRELVQMNLGTASIDLGRLASDYKKSGASDLRAYLNEALADVVDTDSELEPRDVVLYGFGRIGRLLARILIAREAMYGGARLRAVVVRKKGDDDIVKRASLLRRDSVHGPFDGTITVDHEKEVIWANGTPIQMIYANDPASIDYTEYGIKDAIVVDNTGVWRDEAGLSQHLKSKGVSRVLLTAPGKGDIKNIVYGINHADITDGDQILSAASCTTNGITPVLKVINDRYGVVHGHVETVHSYTNDQNLADNFHKGDRRGRAAGLNMVLTETGAAKAVSKALPEFEGKLTGNAIRVPTPDVSMAVLNLELETETTKDEVNNFLRKVSTDSNLRQQIDYIQSPEVVSTDLLGTTHAGVVDGLATISAGKHLVLYVWYDNEYGYSHQVVRVVEEIAGVRPRIYPARTVPEDLK is encoded by the coding sequence GTGTCTACGCCTACGAATACAACGCACCAACAGGACTGGAATCACAAGCTGACCCTGGCCCAGGAAATGCTTCCGCTCATCAGCCAGCTTCACCGTGAAAACAACGTTGTCACCTCGATTTTTGGCCGACTGCTGGTAGGTGTGACGGACATCGACATTATTAAGGCGCACCGGTACGCGCGTCGCATTGTGGAGAAGGAGCTTCCGCTCGAGGACACGTTGCCGGTGCTTCGTGAGCTTGTTCAGATGAACCTCGGCACGGCATCGATTGACCTTGGCCGTCTTGCCAGCGACTACAAGAAGTCCGGCGCGAGCGATCTGCGGGCCTACTTGAACGAGGCGCTTGCCGACGTCGTCGATACGGACTCGGAGCTCGAGCCACGCGATGTTGTGCTGTATGGTTTCGGCCGCATCGGCCGCTTGTTGGCCCGCATTCTGATTGCTCGTGAGGCGATGTACGGGGGAGCGCGCCTGCGCGCCGTCGTCGTGCGGAAGAAGGGTGACGACGACATCGTCAAGCGTGCATCTTTGCTTCGCCGCGACTCGGTGCACGGTCCATTTGACGGCACTATCACTGTGGATCACGAGAAGGAAGTCATCTGGGCCAACGGGACGCCGATCCAGATGATCTACGCGAACGACCCGGCATCCATCGATTACACCGAGTACGGCATCAAGGATGCGATCGTCGTTGATAACACCGGTGTCTGGCGCGATGAGGCTGGCCTGAGCCAGCACCTGAAGTCCAAGGGTGTCTCCCGCGTTCTGCTGACCGCTCCAGGCAAGGGTGATATTAAGAACATTGTCTACGGCATCAACCATGCTGACATTACGGACGGTGACCAGATCCTGTCCGCGGCTTCGTGCACCACGAACGGTATTACGCCGGTGCTGAAGGTCATCAATGATCGCTACGGCGTGGTCCACGGCCACGTTGAGACAGTGCACTCCTACACGAACGACCAGAACCTGGCCGACAACTTCCACAAGGGGGACCGCCGCGGTCGCGCTGCTGGCCTCAACATGGTGCTGACGGAAACAGGTGCCGCAAAGGCTGTGTCGAAGGCGCTTCCCGAGTTCGAGGGCAAGCTGACCGGCAACGCGATCCGCGTTCCAACGCCTGACGTTTCTATGGCGGTGCTCAACCTCGAGCTCGAAACCGAGACGACAAAGGATGAGGTCAATAACTTCCTCCGTAAGGTCTCGACGGATTCTAACCTGCGCCAGCAGATTGACTACATCCAGTCGCCTGAGGTTGTCTCGACAGATTTGCTCGGTACCACGCACGCTGGTGTCGTTGACGGGTTGGCGACGATTTCGGCCGGCAAGCACCTCGTGCTCTACGTCTGGTACGACAATGAGTATGGCTACTCCCACCAGGTAGTGCGAGTTGTTGAGGAGATCGCGGGTGTTCGCCCGCGCATTTACCCCGCACGGACCGTTCCGGAGGATCTGAAGTAG
- a CDS encoding Rib/alpha-like domain-containing protein, producing MLASAGSAPTYARAEQDSPGVIDEVAVDTSNSLGFEELPEGKAKRSYLFLDTDGSPLQDTEVRFVSQDGKTSHVARTNENGAVAFIVDPGSYRYQIYGGKDPEKPRFVSGWITVKEDTFIITSLKLPAEQTIFYTWPKIDLKPGEHKVVMPNEENETSTEFEKIGGTPEWVTVYRDGTVEVTPLETTKAGVYTVKIRASNAPDFAVRIELQESASGADRYAFKYPTSYVRPGSVGSSITPSLTLRKDGYDFINQPVPRGTMFETSYPEATIDKNTGEVKYVASRGTKVGETVKIPVTVTMPDGSQLKTDAAFEVIPPLLKTVTDISYDDARVAPGGKFVADLNSREPLPVGTEFRWDARKNADLRGWNVAVDSATGVVEAVVPESVEDKEYNLHILASYTDGSREYVTLPVHIVNQLSPEELEAHKLRYAQQIVTPGKAFTAEPEGDPVYGSVFSIENDGGIPITIDRATGRVTAKIPADTEADSTYTSKLRVDFPGGHQIIELKATANSLARKNTVDYAVQEGFAKPKDQFSGVHYGLPKSYKNQDANVDINPETGEVRATVPRSQKPKEINVPVVVTWEDGSQQLVDLHVVPKQTATQKELNWERVWWIVPFMIAAEGLGVLLFWLWDSNKHVPPFNAVTHALKNAGFNVSG from the coding sequence ATGCTTGCGTCCGCAGGTAGTGCTCCAACATATGCCCGTGCCGAGCAAGATTCTCCGGGAGTGATCGACGAAGTTGCCGTCGATACTTCAAACTCGCTGGGGTTTGAGGAACTTCCGGAAGGGAAAGCGAAGCGCTCGTACCTCTTCCTCGATACCGATGGTTCACCACTGCAGGACACCGAGGTACGGTTCGTGAGCCAGGACGGGAAGACTTCGCACGTTGCGCGCACCAACGAGAATGGTGCAGTTGCGTTCATCGTCGACCCAGGTTCGTACCGCTACCAAATCTATGGCGGAAAGGACCCGGAGAAACCGCGCTTTGTTTCGGGTTGGATCACCGTCAAAGAAGACACGTTCATCATCACCTCGCTGAAGCTGCCTGCTGAGCAAACCATTTTCTATACGTGGCCGAAGATTGACTTGAAGCCAGGTGAGCACAAAGTGGTCATGCCAAACGAGGAGAATGAGACCAGTACCGAGTTTGAAAAGATCGGTGGGACTCCTGAATGGGTGACTGTCTACCGTGACGGCACGGTGGAGGTTACACCACTCGAAACGACGAAGGCCGGTGTGTACACCGTCAAGATTCGCGCTTCGAACGCACCTGACTTTGCCGTCAGGATTGAGTTGCAGGAATCAGCTAGTGGCGCTGATCGATACGCCTTCAAGTATCCAACCAGCTACGTTCGTCCCGGTTCTGTCGGTTCAAGCATCACACCGAGCTTGACGCTGCGTAAAGACGGCTACGACTTCATTAACCAGCCGGTGCCTCGTGGGACGATGTTTGAGACTTCATACCCAGAAGCTACGATCGATAAGAACACCGGCGAGGTCAAGTACGTCGCTTCGAGGGGCACCAAGGTCGGGGAGACCGTCAAAATTCCGGTGACCGTGACGATGCCCGACGGCAGCCAGCTGAAGACGGACGCCGCTTTTGAGGTGATCCCTCCGCTGCTCAAGACAGTAACGGACATCTCCTATGATGACGCCCGCGTGGCGCCAGGTGGAAAGTTCGTTGCAGATCTCAACTCCCGCGAACCGCTGCCCGTTGGCACCGAGTTTCGTTGGGACGCTAGAAAGAACGCTGACCTCCGCGGATGGAACGTCGCCGTCGACAGTGCCACGGGGGTCGTCGAGGCTGTGGTTCCCGAAAGTGTCGAGGATAAGGAGTACAACTTACACATCCTGGCCAGCTATACGGATGGGTCAAGGGAGTACGTAACACTGCCTGTGCACATCGTGAACCAACTCAGCCCGGAGGAACTCGAGGCGCACAAGCTGCGCTATGCACAGCAAATCGTGACCCCTGGTAAGGCGTTCACCGCTGAACCAGAGGGCGATCCTGTCTACGGCAGCGTGTTCTCCATCGAAAACGACGGTGGCATTCCGATCACCATTGACCGCGCGACAGGCCGCGTCACTGCAAAGATTCCGGCAGATACCGAGGCAGACAGCACCTACACCTCGAAGCTGCGCGTTGACTTCCCCGGTGGGCACCAAATCATCGAGTTGAAGGCAACTGCTAACTCGTTAGCTAGGAAGAACACAGTCGACTACGCTGTGCAAGAGGGCTTTGCCAAGCCGAAAGATCAGTTCTCTGGCGTCCACTATGGGCTGCCAAAGAGCTACAAGAACCAGGACGCGAACGTCGATATCAACCCGGAAACGGGCGAGGTGCGAGCTACGGTGCCACGTAGTCAGAAGCCAAAAGAGATTAACGTTCCTGTTGTTGTGACGTGGGAAGATGGCTCACAGCAGCTGGTCGACCTACACGTTGTGCCTAAGCAAACAGCGACGCAAAAGGAGCTGAACTGGGAGCGCGTGTGGTGGATCGTGCCGTTCATGATCGCCGCTGAGGGCCTTGGTGTCTTACTCTTCTGGTTGTGGGACAGTAACAAGCATGTTCCGCCGTTTAACGCGGTGACGCATGCGTTGAAGAACGCCGGATTTAACGTTTCGGGATAA
- a CDS encoding metal ABC transporter substrate-binding protein codes for MSRTSRILTACALALGVGLAGCSSTEDNQATQDGINADGALQVYATTGYLADAIANIAPEAEVTTMVGPGGDPHTYQPSTKDIDKIQSSDVVFWNGLHLEAQMIKQLESLGDRQLAVGDKLPNNLLLDWPETDAEGNPLHDPHVWNSPEAWSLVVGEVANKLAEVDPSKSDEYHENAAKYQAEIADANEKAATMLANITGPRILITGHDAFNYFGKTYGLDVYATDFVSTEAKLSASELSDLADLIADNKVPTIFQDNQANPQAIKSLQEAVHARGWDVAISDEELFADTLGPTAPTDTYIGAFLHNAEAVAAALGGK; via the coding sequence ATGTCACGCACATCCAGGATCCTCACTGCATGCGCGCTTGCCTTGGGCGTAGGGCTCGCAGGCTGCTCGTCTACCGAGGACAACCAGGCGACACAGGACGGCATCAACGCCGACGGTGCGCTGCAGGTCTACGCAACCACGGGTTACCTCGCGGATGCCATCGCCAACATTGCGCCTGAGGCGGAGGTCACCACGATGGTTGGCCCGGGCGGGGACCCGCACACCTACCAGCCCTCAACGAAGGACATCGACAAGATTCAGTCCTCCGATGTGGTGTTCTGGAACGGCCTGCACCTCGAAGCTCAGATGATCAAGCAGCTGGAGAGCCTCGGGGACCGCCAGCTGGCAGTAGGAGACAAGCTGCCGAACAATCTGCTGCTTGACTGGCCAGAAACCGATGCTGAGGGCAACCCTCTGCATGACCCGCACGTATGGAACAGTCCAGAGGCGTGGAGCCTGGTTGTCGGCGAGGTCGCAAACAAGCTTGCAGAGGTCGACCCTTCGAAGTCCGATGAGTACCACGAGAACGCCGCGAAATACCAGGCGGAAATCGCGGATGCGAACGAAAAGGCTGCAACCATGCTGGCGAACATCACTGGGCCACGCATCTTGATCACCGGCCACGATGCCTTCAACTACTTCGGCAAGACCTACGGGTTGGATGTGTACGCGACGGACTTTGTTTCCACAGAGGCGAAGCTGTCGGCGTCGGAACTTTCGGACCTTGCGGATCTCATCGCGGACAACAAGGTGCCGACGATCTTCCAGGACAATCAGGCGAACCCGCAGGCGATTAAGAGCCTGCAGGAGGCTGTGCACGCCCGCGGGTGGGATGTCGCCATTTCTGACGAGGAGCTCTTCGCCGACACCCTCGGCCCCACCGCGCCAACGGATACCTACATCGGGGCGTTCCTGCATAACGCTGAAGCAGTTGCTGCAGCGCTCGGGGGCAAGTAA
- a CDS encoding metal ABC transporter ATP-binding protein: MTTQTFACATHNLSVAYHLDPVLEQVNVRFPEGAIMGIVGPNGAGKSTLIKAMLGLIPTLTGETEFFGQPLKAVRHRVGYMPQHASVDWDFPTTVLDVVTMGTYGKLGWFRRAGKRERAAAYEALERVGMQDFAGRQIGALSGGQRQRVFLARGLVQDPDLFFLDEPFQGIDAKSEATIIDVLRTMRENGTTIVMVHHDLSTVPTYCDAVTLLDKTVIASGPVSSTFTPETIAQAYGLGADSMRLLGVL, translated from the coding sequence ATGACTACGCAGACGTTTGCGTGCGCGACGCATAATCTTTCCGTTGCCTACCACCTCGATCCGGTCCTGGAACAGGTGAATGTGCGGTTCCCCGAGGGCGCCATCATGGGGATCGTCGGGCCGAATGGTGCCGGCAAGTCAACACTGATCAAGGCGATGCTGGGGCTTATCCCGACGCTGACCGGGGAGACCGAGTTCTTCGGCCAGCCGCTCAAGGCAGTGCGCCACCGCGTGGGGTACATGCCACAACACGCGAGCGTCGACTGGGACTTTCCTACGACGGTGCTCGACGTGGTGACGATGGGTACGTACGGGAAGCTGGGCTGGTTCCGCAGGGCGGGGAAGCGCGAACGCGCCGCCGCATACGAAGCCTTGGAACGCGTAGGGATGCAGGATTTCGCTGGCCGCCAGATCGGCGCACTCTCAGGCGGGCAGCGCCAGCGCGTCTTTCTCGCACGCGGGCTAGTACAGGACCCGGACTTGTTCTTCCTCGACGAGCCGTTTCAAGGCATTGACGCGAAAAGTGAGGCGACAATTATCGACGTGCTCCGCACCATGCGCGAGAATGGCACAACAATCGTGATGGTGCACCACGACCTTTCGACAGTGCCGACGTACTGCGATGCGGTGACGCTGCTGGATAAGACAGTGATTGCATCGGGGCCAGTCTCCTCCACGTTTACGCCGGAAACGATTGCGCAGGCGTACGGGTTAGGCGCGGACTCGATGAGATTGTTGGGTGTGCTGTGA
- a CDS encoding metal ABC transporter permease, with protein sequence MVFWGTTIIGAVAGMLGTFAYLRKQSLTSDVISHSALPGTLLAFLLCVGLGVDGRNMVALLVGAVVTGTCAVMVANTITARTRTSIDAAMAISLSFFFGFGMLLLDVITSNPFPGKGGIQDYLFGNASVITRADLRISIIVGLLAVCVMCVLFKEFELRSFDPVQSTMLGFRPRVIDTVMFMTIALATVIGVKSVGLVLMVAFVVTPPAAARQWVQTVPAMVVLAGVFGAVGSGAGSYLSIALGNVPTGPVIVLVLFAVFLVSFIFAPKRSVIARARSQRRATAALRARLETTVSAEVAS encoded by the coding sequence ATGGTGTTTTGGGGGACCACCATCATTGGCGCAGTGGCAGGGATGCTTGGGACGTTCGCGTACCTGCGCAAGCAGTCGCTGACCAGTGATGTGATTTCGCACTCCGCACTACCAGGCACGTTGCTGGCGTTTTTGCTGTGCGTCGGGCTGGGAGTCGACGGCCGTAACATGGTTGCGCTGCTGGTTGGAGCCGTAGTCACTGGTACGTGCGCGGTGATGGTGGCGAACACGATTACTGCCCGGACGCGGACGTCGATTGACGCGGCGATGGCGATCAGCTTGTCGTTCTTCTTCGGGTTCGGGATGCTGTTGCTGGACGTGATCACGAGCAATCCGTTCCCAGGCAAAGGTGGTATTCAGGACTACCTGTTCGGCAACGCATCCGTGATTACCAGGGCGGACCTGCGAATCAGCATCATCGTCGGGTTGCTCGCGGTCTGCGTGATGTGCGTGTTGTTTAAGGAGTTCGAGCTGCGCTCCTTCGACCCCGTGCAGTCCACGATGCTTGGGTTTCGCCCGAGGGTCATCGACACGGTGATGTTCATGACGATCGCGCTTGCGACGGTGATCGGCGTCAAATCTGTCGGGTTGGTGTTGATGGTGGCATTCGTCGTAACTCCGCCTGCCGCGGCGCGCCAGTGGGTGCAAACGGTGCCAGCGATGGTCGTGCTCGCGGGCGTGTTTGGAGCCGTCGGCAGTGGTGCTGGATCCTACTTGTCCATCGCGCTTGGCAACGTGCCGACCGGCCCCGTTATCGTGCTTGTCCTGTTCGCGGTGTTTCTGGTGTCGTTCATCTTCGCCCCGAAGCGAAGCGTCATCGCCCGGGCCCGTTCGCAGCGGCGAGCGACGGCAGCGCTGCGTGCCCGGCTGGAAACAACAGTTTCGGCGGAGGTAGCGTCGTGA
- a CDS encoding metal ABC transporter permease gives MSFIVGTLLLAVVTACACAVPGAFVVLRKHSMLIDAIGHAILPGIALGYLFTNNLNSPVVIVCAALAGVAVVLGAQWLGDSGLVTGDAPQGLIFPALFSVGVILITSHFSNVHLDTHAVLVGDLNLAAWNQLTVGGAQLGPVYLYIMLAVLALNVVAIGLVYPQLLASTFDGQFARSIGVPVSMLSVAFMFLVSLTVTAAFNAVGAILVIALVVIPAAAAKQLATTVPRMMTLTVLLAAVGAVAGFGVAYLLDAPTSATMTVIYGLEFLSCALWARRAQRSPTRRPLRVSRAQVEVAGRR, from the coding sequence GTGAGTTTCATCGTCGGAACACTTTTGCTCGCGGTGGTCACGGCGTGCGCATGCGCAGTGCCGGGAGCATTCGTTGTGCTGCGGAAGCACTCCATGCTCATAGATGCTATCGGGCATGCGATCTTGCCGGGCATTGCCCTGGGGTACTTGTTTACGAACAACCTGAACTCACCGGTGGTGATCGTGTGCGCGGCGCTGGCCGGTGTGGCGGTGGTCCTCGGCGCACAGTGGCTCGGGGATTCGGGACTCGTGACTGGAGACGCCCCGCAGGGCCTCATCTTCCCGGCACTGTTCAGCGTGGGCGTCATCCTGATTACCTCCCACTTCTCGAACGTCCACCTGGATACACACGCGGTGCTCGTCGGCGACTTGAACCTGGCTGCGTGGAATCAGCTTACTGTTGGCGGGGCGCAGCTGGGACCGGTGTATCTCTACATCATGCTCGCGGTGCTAGCGCTCAACGTGGTCGCGATTGGTCTTGTGTATCCGCAACTGCTCGCGTCCACGTTTGATGGCCAGTTCGCACGCAGCATCGGCGTGCCAGTGAGCATGCTGTCCGTCGCGTTTATGTTCCTGGTGTCCTTGACCGTCACAGCAGCGTTCAACGCAGTCGGGGCGATCCTGGTCATTGCACTGGTGGTCATCCCCGCGGCAGCAGCCAAACAGTTGGCCACGACGGTACCGCGCATGATGACCCTGACGGTTCTGCTCGCTGCGGTTGGGGCAGTCGCAGGCTTCGGCGTCGCCTACCTTCTCGACGCCCCCACCTCCGCCACGATGACTGTCATCTACGGGCTCGAGTTCCTCAGCTGCGCCCTCTGGGCACGGCGGGCTCAGCGGTCACCCACACGGCGTCCGCTGCGCGTTTCCCGAGCGCAAGTGGAGGTTGCTGGCCGTCGATAA
- a CDS encoding metal-dependent transcriptional regulator: MDSVSQLSTSTQDYLKSLWALTEWSDTKVTTKVLADYMGLRLSSVSDAVKKLAQQGYVHHKPYAPITLTEEGRAHAVAMIRRHRLIETFLVETLGYSWDQVHDDAEVLEHAVSEFMLQRLDAHLNYPSRDPHGDPIPAADGTVPQFHAEPLSTIAPDNDVVVQRVSDGDPSLLQFFDTSGITVGTHLRTQQAAPFSDTVEVLIDGQQPPLALGKRAADAVWVTAEPAVPRGRS, translated from the coding sequence ATGGATTCCGTTTCCCAGCTCTCCACCAGTACGCAGGACTATCTCAAGTCACTCTGGGCGCTCACCGAATGGTCAGACACGAAGGTGACCACCAAGGTGCTGGCGGATTACATGGGGCTTCGGCTCTCGAGCGTGTCGGACGCCGTCAAGAAGCTTGCTCAGCAAGGGTACGTACACCATAAGCCTTACGCGCCCATTACGCTGACGGAGGAAGGCCGCGCGCACGCCGTCGCGATGATTCGCCGTCACCGCCTCATCGAAACATTCCTCGTGGAAACGCTCGGATACTCGTGGGACCAGGTGCATGACGACGCCGAGGTCCTCGAGCACGCCGTTTCGGAATTCATGCTGCAGCGCCTCGACGCCCACCTCAACTACCCTTCCCGCGACCCACACGGCGACCCCATCCCCGCCGCCGACGGCACCGTGCCGCAATTCCACGCTGAGCCGCTGAGCACGATCGCCCCAGACAACGACGTCGTGGTCCAACGTGTCTCCGACGGTGACCCGAGTCTGCTGCAGTTCTTCGACACCTCCGGTATCACGGTGGGTACGCACTTGCGTACCCAGCAGGCAGCCCCGTTCTCTGACACCGTCGAAGTGCTTATCGACGGCCAGCAACCTCCACTTGCGCTCGGGAAACGCGCAGCGGACGCCGTGTGGGTGACCGCTGAGCCCGCCGTGCCCAGAGGGCGCAGCTGA